In the genome of Gloeotrichia echinulata CP02, one region contains:
- a CDS encoding prepilin peptidase, producing the protein MDILIVVPASLIVLALGASIGSFINVVVYRLPAGLSILWPPSRCPHCLNQLKAYDNVPVFGWLWLKGRCRYCKSKISARYPVVEALTSIVFLLVFLIFKVSIFTIGYWAFCSWLLALALIDLDTMTLPNPLTKSGLVLGIIFQMTVGFFPEYSWVGLVKHLIMGIVGAVLGLWLFDAIAIVGSIALGKTAMGAGDAKLAAMMGAWLGWKYLLLAGFIACGMGVLIGGGAMALSRRKLGQKIPFGPFLALGAVIAVFGGETILSAYLRLFFPIN; encoded by the coding sequence ATGGATATTTTGATCGTCGTTCCGGCGAGTCTCATTGTCTTGGCTCTGGGTGCATCTATTGGAAGCTTTATTAATGTTGTAGTTTATCGGCTACCTGCAGGATTGTCGATTCTTTGGCCACCTTCCCGCTGTCCCCATTGCCTAAACCAACTTAAAGCCTACGATAATGTACCAGTTTTCGGGTGGTTGTGGTTAAAAGGGCGGTGTCGTTATTGTAAAAGCAAGATTTCTGCTCGTTATCCTGTGGTAGAAGCGTTAACGAGCATAGTATTTTTACTAGTATTTTTAATATTTAAAGTTTCGATTTTTACAATAGGATACTGGGCTTTTTGTAGCTGGTTATTAGCCCTAGCACTGATTGACTTAGATACTATGACCTTACCAAATCCACTGACTAAATCAGGGTTGGTATTAGGGATAATATTTCAAATGACTGTCGGTTTTTTTCCAGAATATAGTTGGGTGGGATTGGTAAAACACCTGATAATGGGGATAGTAGGAGCTGTTCTGGGCTTATGGCTGTTTGATGCGATCGCCATAGTGGGTTCAATTGCTTTAGGTAAAACCGCAATGGGCGCAGGTGACGCCAAATTAGCAGCCATGATGGGAGCATGGTTGGGGTGGAAATATTTGCTGTTGGCTGGTTTTATTGCCTGTGGAATGGGAGTATTAATTGGTGGTGGTGCAATGGCACTATCGCGGCGAAAATTGGGACAAAAGATACCTTTTGGGCCTTTTCTCGCTTTGGGGGCTGTAATTGCAGTATTTGGTGGGGAAACGATTTTATCTGCTTACCTGCGATTATTTTTCCCAATCAATTGA
- a CDS encoding MFS transporter, with protein MNLAQVEIAGPLNLEIPQIATPQTGIQVSKDAIRTSLRASTLDGVFATVFSITTGGILLTNFLVELDATPVVFGMLSSIPMLVNLIQPLGAYLSERTTSRFQYSLATYGISRVLWLILVIGIMGASWGAFSSVHLVVLTLLIVLFSHLLGGLGSASWLCWLAMIVPRRLRGRYFGIRNSAASLTNLLSVPLAGLAVSHWYGGTLQGYGVVLLVGVVFGFISLGCQYFQMDMNPLSQNTFFAMSVQKSDIQLVSDSTALDKDESLCSEKVPIRSPIWKNSNFLMFLLYFSSWMLAVNLSGPFFNFYMLQTLDLDISCVTIYNSLQMGANLLMLILWGKLADKIGNRPILLMMGILVALTPLLWLGITVNHQGIWLWFPLLHIFIGGTGAAIDLCSNNMQLGIAPIKNQSIYFAIAAATAGLSGALGTTIGGFIAQFAEHGGLLALFAISSLCRLVALIPLIFVQEQKG; from the coding sequence ATGAATCTTGCTCAAGTTGAAATAGCTGGACCGCTAAATCTGGAAATTCCCCAGATTGCTACACCACAAACCGGAATTCAAGTTTCTAAGGATGCTATTCGCACCAGTTTGAGAGCCTCAACACTGGATGGTGTCTTTGCTACAGTCTTTTCTATAACTACTGGGGGAATTTTACTGACTAATTTCCTAGTAGAGTTAGACGCCACTCCAGTTGTGTTTGGGATGCTGTCGTCAATCCCGATGCTGGTAAATCTGATTCAGCCTTTGGGTGCTTATTTGTCGGAACGCACCACCAGTCGCTTTCAGTATTCCCTAGCCACCTATGGGATTTCTCGGGTGCTGTGGTTGATTCTTGTCATTGGTATTATGGGCGCGAGTTGGGGGGCGTTTAGTTCTGTCCACTTGGTAGTATTGACGCTCTTAATTGTCCTATTCAGCCATCTTTTGGGAGGTTTAGGAAGTGCATCCTGGCTCTGTTGGCTGGCGATGATCGTCCCCCGACGATTGCGCGGTAGGTATTTTGGGATACGCAATAGTGCAGCTAGCTTGACAAATTTGCTGAGTGTCCCTTTAGCCGGTTTAGCTGTATCACATTGGTATGGCGGAACTTTACAGGGTTATGGTGTCGTTCTGCTTGTGGGTGTTGTCTTCGGATTTATTAGCCTGGGGTGTCAGTACTTCCAGATGGATATGAATCCATTGTCACAAAACACTTTTTTTGCTATGTCTGTGCAAAAAAGTGATATTCAACTAGTCAGCGACAGCACGGCACTTGACAAAGATGAATCTTTGTGCAGCGAAAAAGTGCCTATTCGGTCCCCTATCTGGAAAAACTCTAATTTTCTGATGTTTTTGCTCTATTTCAGTTCCTGGATGCTTGCTGTTAACCTCAGCGGTCCTTTTTTCAACTTCTATATGCTGCAAACCCTTGATTTAGATATCAGTTGCGTGACAATTTACAATAGCCTGCAAATGGGGGCTAATTTGCTGATGCTGATTCTGTGGGGTAAATTGGCAGACAAAATTGGTAATCGTCCCATCTTACTCATGATGGGAATTTTGGTAGCACTCACACCTCTGTTGTGGCTGGGTATTACTGTAAATCACCAGGGTATCTGGCTATGGTTCCCGCTGTTACACATCTTTATTGGCGGAACTGGAGCAGCAATTGATTTGTGTAGTAATAATATGCAGTTAGGAATTGCACCAATTAAAAATCAGTCTATCTATTTTGCGATCGCAGCGGCTACCGCTGGGCTTAGTGGTGCTTTAGGTACAACTATCGGCGGTTTCATCGCCCAATTTGCTGAACATGGAGGCTTACTAGCATTATTCGCTATCTCTAGTCTATGCCGATTAGTAGCACTTATCCCCCTCATTTTTGTGCAAGAACAGAAAGGGTGA
- a CDS encoding methyl-accepting chemotaxis protein, with translation MFENWKVRDRLLLGYAVPSVLSLVFSAIVYVNSTQTIATFNKVDKLNDINLITDDMTLRIYGMGRQVRGYLLVGNADNSLEYFNKEKDKFQENVNRVESLLNDPLTGKYLQIFNKMRQLESDFVELSNKTFRLVDQGKQKEAVALFLPGSKKIIGEFDQANTDITQRILEESKSNTEHTRNSLNFISLVSVIMPLVALAIALTVAYIITQQIVNLIRQVQTSGIQITTSSTQIAASGKQLEATMTEQVASTNEVAATAREIAATSGQLVRTMDEVEDKSQATAQAAGDSQKELIHMEKSMLQLADATTIISTKLRVISEKSNNINTIVTTITKVADQTNLLSLNAAIEAEKAGEYGTGFAVVAREIRRLADQTAVATLDIENMVKEMQGAVSTGVMEMDKFSKEVEKGVDDVRNISTKLELIIQQVQTLNPRFQDVSNSVEGQSQGAEQISQAMLQLSEASSQTAESLVEVNGAISQLNSAAQALRQEIARFRVDNN, from the coding sequence ATGTTTGAAAATTGGAAAGTCAGAGATCGGTTACTTCTCGGCTATGCAGTCCCCAGTGTATTATCTTTAGTATTTAGTGCGATAGTCTATGTCAATTCTACTCAGACAATAGCGACATTTAATAAAGTTGATAAATTAAACGATATCAATTTAATAACCGATGACATGACCTTAAGAATTTATGGGATGGGTCGCCAAGTTCGTGGCTATCTTCTGGTAGGAAATGCCGATAATTCTTTAGAATATTTTAACAAAGAAAAAGATAAATTTCAAGAAAATGTGAACCGCGTAGAAAGTTTATTGAACGATCCATTAACAGGTAAATACCTCCAAATATTTAACAAAATGCGGCAACTGGAATCCGATTTTGTGGAGTTGAGCAACAAAACTTTTCGTCTTGTAGATCAGGGGAAACAAAAGGAAGCTGTAGCGTTATTCCTACCAGGATCTAAAAAAATCATTGGTGAATTTGATCAAGCGAATACAGACATTACACAAAGAATATTAGAGGAATCGAAAAGCAATACAGAACATACAAGAAATTCTCTTAATTTCATCAGCTTAGTATCTGTAATCATGCCATTGGTGGCTTTAGCAATAGCCCTAACAGTGGCATATATAATTACCCAACAAATAGTTAATTTAATTCGCCAAGTACAGACATCCGGGATTCAGATTACCACCTCAAGCACCCAAATTGCCGCATCAGGAAAGCAACTAGAAGCAACGATGACCGAACAGGTAGCTTCGACAAACGAAGTCGCCGCTACAGCCAGAGAAATTGCAGCCACTTCTGGACAACTGGTAAGGACAATGGATGAAGTCGAGGATAAATCTCAAGCGACAGCCCAAGCTGCAGGTGACTCGCAAAAAGAGTTAATCCACATGGAAAAATCGATGCTACAGTTAGCAGATGCGACGACAATTATTTCCACCAAACTGCGAGTAATCAGCGAAAAATCTAACAACATTAATACTATCGTCACTACGATTACCAAAGTAGCAGATCAAACCAATTTACTCTCCCTGAACGCAGCTATTGAAGCAGAAAAAGCCGGAGAATATGGTACAGGTTTTGCGGTCGTAGCCAGAGAAATTCGCCGCCTTGCCGACCAAACAGCAGTCGCTACATTGGATATTGAAAACATGGTAAAAGAGATGCAAGGAGCAGTTTCAACTGGGGTGATGGAAATGGATAAATTCTCCAAAGAAGTAGAAAAAGGAGTGGATGATGTGCGAAATATCAGCACAAAATTGGAATTAATTATTCAGCAAGTCCAAACCCTCAACCCCCGGTTTCAAGATGTAAGTAATAGTGTGGAAGGACAGTCCCAAGGAGCAGAGCAAATCAGTCAAGCGATGCTGCAATTGAGTGAAGCTTCCTCACAAACTGCAGAGTCTTTGGTAGAGGTGAACGGTGCAATTAGTCAATTGAATAGCGCTGCACAAGCCTTGCGTCAGGAAATCGCTCGTTTTAGAGTAGATAATAATTAA
- the accD gene encoding acetyl-CoA carboxylase, carboxyltransferase subunit beta, protein MANNEESRGLKSLLDWFANRRKSGNTNLERQEREIADGLWHKCPKCAVLTYTKDLKANQMVCVECGHHNRVDSEERIRQLIDHGTWRPMDEHLRPTDPLQFRDRKPYSDRLREMQEKIGLIDAVKTGLGQINGLPVALGVMDFRFMGGSMGSVVGEKLTRMIEQATQGRYAVLIVCTSGGARMQEGMLSLMQMAKISAALQRHRDERLLYIPILTNPTTGGVTASFAMLGDIIIAEPKATIGFAGRRVIEQTLREKLPEDFQSAEDLLKHGFVDDIVPRTQLKNTLAQLIGLHQPIPTAPHMVLWETMSLSSSAAE, encoded by the coding sequence ATGGCGAACAACGAAGAATCACGCGGTTTAAAGTCTCTATTAGATTGGTTTGCAAATCGACGCAAATCAGGAAATACCAACCTTGAACGCCAAGAACGTGAAATTGCTGATGGACTATGGCACAAGTGTCCTAAATGTGCTGTATTGACATATACAAAAGACCTAAAAGCAAATCAGATGGTTTGCGTTGAATGTGGTCATCATAATCGCGTGGATAGCGAAGAACGCATCCGCCAATTGATAGATCACGGTACGTGGAGACCGATGGATGAGCATTTGCGCCCCACCGATCCGCTACAATTTCGCGATCGCAAACCATATAGCGATCGCCTGCGCGAAATGCAGGAAAAAATTGGCTTAATCGATGCTGTCAAAACCGGTTTGGGTCAAATCAATGGTTTACCCGTTGCTTTGGGAGTGATGGACTTCCGGTTTATGGGTGGTAGTATGGGTTCAGTAGTGGGAGAAAAACTCACCCGGATGATTGAGCAAGCTACTCAGGGGCGATATGCAGTATTGATTGTCTGTACCTCTGGTGGCGCCAGAATGCAGGAAGGTATGCTTTCCTTAATGCAGATGGCGAAAATCTCCGCAGCGCTTCAGCGCCATCGCGACGAAAGATTATTATATATTCCTATTTTGACTAACCCTACCACAGGCGGTGTCACCGCTAGTTTCGCCATGTTAGGCGACATTATCATAGCAGAACCAAAAGCAACCATTGGTTTTGCAGGTAGGCGCGTAATTGAGCAAACCCTGCGGGAAAAACTCCCAGAAGATTTCCAAAGTGCGGAAGATTTGCTCAAACACGGTTTTGTGGATGATATCGTACCGCGTACCCAATTAAAGAATACTCTAGCACAGCTGATTGGCTTGCACCAACCCATACCCACCGCACCCCATATGGTGTTATGGGAAACAATGTCCTTAAGTTCCAGCGCAGCTGAGTAA
- a CDS encoding response regulator, whose protein sequence is MDNKQDMGDLTILDLFRLEVEAQAAIFKEGLLALETQPQSSQTLESLMRAAHAVKGVADLVEIDAAASLSHSLEEYFVTAQNQTITLAQIPVLRLGVDALLKISQVGEADLDLWLSEHHQEISTTTQKITALLTGTVEMVLLNIHREITEPISPPPPPPPPPPPITEEVVNISDTSMLDLFRLEVEGQANILNEGLLSLESQPQSAKVLESLMRAAHSIKGAARIVAIDAAVNLAHLMEDCFVAAQNHTITLEADDVDVLLQGVDLLLNISQLEPVKLNPWLSEHRQQITATRQQIAGVLTGEKTQTTGRVEIAPPPPPPTQTPAGAKTASVETTSIVKPKSSELTNVEPTGQPTIQLLPTNDRVVRVNAENLNRIMGLAGESLIEANWLQPFADSLMILKKRQLQLSKILQQFQEAVAVGRYQESQKYLEAARLKESECREILGDRLDALELFARRTASLSDRLYREVIASNMRPFADGVQGFPRMIRDLARSLGKQVKFDILGKSTPVDRDILKKLEAPLTHILRNSVDHGIELPEERLAVDKLAEGTVRLEAVHRGGMLSITISDDGRGINFDWLRQKIVTKGLTSSEMVDQLSESELMEFLFLPGFSTAKQVTEISGRGVGLDIAKSMAQEVGGNVRAFSVPGKGMTFHFQLPLTLSVVRTLLVEISGEPYAFPLARIEQIVMVEKKEIYSIENRQYFTMDNKNIGLVSAHQVLELPESTPKSDALPVVIIGEQSDYYGLVVDRFLGEHDLVVRPLDPRLGKVQDISAAALMGDGSPILIVDISDLIRSVDNLLNNSKLSRFDKEISTAILESRKSILVVDDSITVREMERKLLENKGYKVDVAVDGVEGWYTVSNKHYDLVISDIDMPRMNGIELVSKIKNNPKLNSIPIIIVSYKDREEDRLRGLEAGADYYLTKASFHDDTLVNAVLDLIGN, encoded by the coding sequence ATGGACAATAAGCAAGATATGGGGGACTTAACCATACTAGATTTGTTCCGGCTGGAAGTAGAAGCCCAGGCTGCGATCTTCAAAGAGGGGCTTTTAGCTCTCGAAACTCAACCCCAGTCTTCCCAAACACTGGAATCGCTGATGCGGGCTGCTCATGCTGTCAAAGGGGTAGCTGATCTTGTGGAAATTGATGCTGCTGCTTCCCTATCTCACAGCCTAGAAGAATATTTTGTTACCGCCCAAAATCAAACAATTACACTGGCTCAGATTCCGGTACTACGCTTAGGTGTCGATGCACTGCTGAAGATTAGCCAAGTAGGAGAAGCAGATTTAGACCTTTGGCTATCAGAACATCACCAGGAAATTTCTACAACCACACAGAAAATTACTGCCCTACTTACGGGGACAGTGGAGATGGTATTACTAAATATACATAGGGAAATTACGGAGCCAATTTCTCCCCCACCTCCCCCACCTCCCCCACCACCGCCAATCACAGAAGAGGTAGTAAATATCAGCGATACCTCCATGCTGGATTTGTTCCGCTTGGAAGTAGAAGGTCAGGCAAACATCTTAAATGAAGGGCTGCTATCCTTAGAAAGCCAACCTCAATCTGCCAAAGTGCTAGAATCTTTGATGCGAGCAGCCCATTCCATCAAAGGCGCTGCGAGGATTGTAGCTATTGATGCGGCTGTGAACCTAGCTCACTTAATGGAAGATTGCTTTGTCGCCGCCCAAAACCACACAATTACCCTAGAAGCAGATGATGTTGATGTATTGTTGCAAGGTGTCGATTTACTCCTCAACATTAGTCAGTTAGAGCCAGTGAAATTAAATCCTTGGTTGTCAGAACATCGACAACAGATTACAGCAACCAGACAGCAAATTGCTGGCGTGTTGACGGGAGAGAAAACCCAGACAACAGGACGAGTAGAAATTGCTCCCCCACCTCCCCCCCCAACTCAGACGCCAGCAGGGGCGAAAACCGCCTCAGTTGAGACGACATCAATTGTTAAACCTAAATCCAGTGAACTGACCAACGTCGAACCAACAGGCCAGCCGACAATACAGCTACTCCCGACCAATGACCGAGTTGTCAGGGTCAACGCCGAAAACTTAAATCGGATCATGGGTTTGGCGGGTGAGTCCCTGATTGAAGCCAATTGGCTACAACCCTTTGCAGATTCGCTGATGATTCTCAAAAAACGACAACTGCAACTGTCGAAAATTCTGCAACAATTTCAGGAAGCTGTAGCTGTGGGTCGCTACCAAGAAAGCCAGAAGTATTTGGAAGCTGCGAGGTTAAAAGAGTCAGAATGTCGCGAGATTTTGGGCGATCGCCTGGACGCACTAGAATTATTTGCGCGTCGTACTGCTAGTTTAAGCGATCGCCTCTACCGAGAAGTAATTGCCTCTAATATGCGTCCTTTCGCCGATGGGGTACAAGGGTTCCCCCGAATGATTCGCGATTTGGCCAGAAGCCTAGGTAAGCAAGTAAAATTCGATATTCTCGGCAAATCTACACCCGTTGATCGTGATATTTTAAAGAAATTAGAAGCTCCCCTCACGCATATTTTGCGTAACTCCGTCGATCACGGTATTGAGCTACCCGAAGAACGCCTAGCCGTTGATAAACTAGCTGAAGGAACCGTGCGACTCGAAGCCGTTCATCGTGGGGGAATGCTATCTATTACCATCTCCGATGATGGTCGAGGAATTAACTTTGATTGGTTGCGCCAAAAAATTGTCACCAAGGGACTAACATCATCAGAAATGGTAGATCAACTTAGTGAAAGTGAACTCATGGAATTTCTGTTTTTACCTGGATTTTCTACAGCCAAGCAGGTAACAGAAATTTCTGGCCGTGGCGTGGGTTTAGATATTGCTAAAAGCATGGCTCAAGAAGTTGGTGGTAATGTCCGCGCATTTTCTGTACCAGGAAAAGGCATGACTTTTCACTTCCAATTACCTCTAACTTTATCTGTTGTTCGTACCCTGTTAGTAGAAATATCTGGTGAACCTTATGCTTTCCCTTTAGCAAGAATTGAGCAAATTGTTATGGTGGAAAAAAAGGAAATTTATTCAATTGAAAATCGCCAGTATTTCACAATGGACAATAAAAATATTGGTTTGGTATCAGCCCATCAGGTGTTAGAGTTGCCGGAATCTACACCCAAATCTGATGCCTTACCTGTTGTTATAATTGGTGAACAATCAGATTATTATGGATTAGTAGTAGATCGATTTTTGGGCGAACATGATTTAGTCGTTAGACCTTTAGATCCCCGATTAGGAAAAGTTCAAGATATTAGTGCTGCGGCTCTCATGGGAGATGGTTCACCCATCCTGATTGTCGATATTTCTGATTTAATTCGCTCTGTTGATAATCTACTCAATAACAGCAAATTAAGCCGATTCGACAAGGAAATTAGTACTGCCATACTCGAAAGCCGCAAGAGTATTTTGGTAGTTGATGATTCGATAACTGTCCGAGAAATGGAGAGAAAATTACTAGAAAATAAAGGTTATAAAGTTGATGTGGCGGTGGATGGCGTCGAGGGTTGGTACACAGTTTCTAATAAGCATTATGACTTAGTGATTAGTGATATTGATATGCCCAGAATGAACGGAATTGAACTGGTGAGCAAAATTAAAAACAATCCGAAGTTGAACTCAATACCGATAATTATCGTATCCTATAAAGACCGCGAAGAAGACAGACTTAGGGGGTTAGAAGCTGGGGCTGATTATTATTTAACCAAAGCCAGCTTTCATGATGATACCTTAGTCAATGCCGTGTTAGATTTGATTGGTAATTAA
- a CDS encoding CheR family methyltransferase: MIQAKIESLLQEKIGVSASIIGSKEIARVVEKRRLACKLPDLRTYLQQLQTSIQELEELIELVIVPETWFFRDGEPFNFLENYIKSEWLSSKSKSRLRLLSIPCSSGEEPYSIAMTLLNAGLSPNQFVIDAVDISKKSLIKAREAVYRQNSFRGNNLEFRARYFTQIGDKYELCDLVKNTVNFIHGNLVSPYFMFDKMPYDVIFCRNVLIYFDQAAREQSMVNLERLLTNQGLLFVGHAETGQTSRSYLKSVDHAFAFAYRKIDNNKSKSQDIDNSLKKNHQVAPVKKVGLQLETRQETEKPQKIPPKSIKNDKTEPENLLSAIDLGSIRKLADRGQLSEAATLCETYLKLNYTNVEAYVLLGQIYQAQGREKQAEQCFQKAIYLEPNDYDALMHLTLLIENRGDIARAAVLRQRIQRLQNLLDK, translated from the coding sequence ATGATCCAGGCAAAAATTGAGTCACTGTTGCAAGAGAAAATAGGTGTCTCTGCCAGTATCATTGGCTCTAAAGAGATTGCCAGAGTTGTAGAAAAGCGCAGATTAGCCTGTAAATTGCCTGATTTGCGAACCTATCTACAACAATTACAAACATCAATTCAAGAATTAGAAGAACTAATTGAATTGGTGATTGTTCCAGAAACTTGGTTTTTTCGGGATGGGGAACCGTTTAATTTTCTGGAGAATTACATCAAATCTGAGTGGTTATCAAGCAAGAGTAAGTCAAGACTGCGTCTTTTGAGTATACCTTGTTCTTCTGGGGAAGAGCCTTATTCAATAGCTATGACGCTACTGAATGCAGGTTTAAGCCCCAATCAATTTGTGATTGATGCCGTTGATATTAGCAAAAAATCTTTAATTAAGGCAAGAGAAGCTGTTTACAGACAAAATTCCTTTCGCGGTAACAATCTAGAATTTCGGGCGCGTTATTTTACTCAAATTGGGGATAAATATGAATTATGTGATTTGGTAAAAAATACTGTTAATTTTATACATGGCAATCTAGTATCTCCTTATTTTATGTTTGACAAGATGCCTTATGATGTAATTTTCTGCCGCAATGTTCTGATTTATTTCGACCAAGCAGCGAGAGAGCAAAGCATGGTAAATTTAGAGCGCTTATTAACTAATCAAGGGCTATTATTTGTGGGACATGCTGAAACCGGACAAACATCAAGGTCTTACTTGAAGTCTGTAGATCATGCTTTTGCTTTTGCTTATCGAAAAATAGATAACAACAAGAGTAAATCTCAAGATATAGATAATTCATTAAAGAAAAATCATCAAGTAGCACCTGTTAAAAAAGTCGGGTTACAGCTAGAAACAAGGCAGGAAACAGAAAAGCCTCAAAAAATACCGCCAAAATCTATCAAAAATGATAAAACTGAACCAGAAAATTTACTGTCAGCTATAGACTTAGGAAGTATCCGTAAATTAGCAGATCGTGGGCAGTTAAGTGAAGCAGCTACACTATGTGAAACATATCTAAAGCTGAATTATACGAATGTGGAAGCTTATGTTTTATTGGGGCAAATTTATCAAGCTCAGGGTAGAGAAAAACAAGCAGAGCAATGCTTTCAAAAAGCAATTTATCTAGAACCTAATGATTATGATGCACTGATGCACCTAACTTTACTCATAGAAAATCGTGGGGATATTGCTAGAGCAGCAGTCTTAAGACAGCGAATTCAGCGATTGCAAAATTTATTAGATAAGTAG
- a CDS encoding chemotaxis protein CheW, with the protein MLLFSVGNNLYALDTSQVVEVIPRVMLRKLHQVPSYVAGLFNYRGAIVPVIDLCQLIQNQPSRSYLSTRIIMVNYVGQDNINRWLGLMAERVTETLNKPDIDLVDTGNLLKEAPYLGEMIMDEKGMIQLIRLEYLLLDSQHNYLLTQGES; encoded by the coding sequence ATGTTACTTTTCTCTGTCGGAAATAATTTATATGCTCTGGATACTTCTCAGGTTGTGGAAGTTATCCCCAGGGTGATGCTCAGGAAATTACATCAAGTTCCGAGCTATGTTGCTGGTTTATTTAACTATCGAGGTGCAATTGTACCCGTAATCGATTTATGCCAGTTGATTCAAAATCAACCCAGTCGTTCATACTTAAGTACACGAATTATTATGGTAAACTATGTAGGACAAGATAACATCAATCGTTGGCTCGGTTTGATGGCAGAACGAGTGACAGAAACTTTAAATAAACCAGATATAGATTTAGTTGATACGGGAAATTTATTAAAGGAAGCGCCTTATTTAGGAGAAATGATTATGGATGAAAAGGGAATGATCCAACTGATAAGGTTAGAATATTTATTGCTAGATTCGCAGCATAATTACTTATTAACACAAGGAGAATCCTAA
- a CDS encoding chemotaxis protein CheW yields the protein MSDDCWNQIGVEGDRSCRELKTAIHCRNCSVYSLAGRSLLEREASSEYLHEWTEILAKTQPDDSLASINRALVRSAETLSVMIFRLTDEWLALPVRLLQEVTQPCVIHSLPHRSNELFMGLVNIRGEILLCISLTHLLSLAVIADSSQNVNAVVSKRMMVIASEDNRWVFPVDEVCGVHRFQISELQNTPVVISKAAAAYTKGVIYWQEHKVNYLDADLLFYTLVRRIL from the coding sequence ATGAGCGATGATTGCTGGAACCAGATTGGAGTAGAGGGCGATCGCTCCTGTCGGGAGCTAAAAACGGCAATTCACTGTCGCAATTGTTCCGTATATTCTCTGGCTGGGCGGAGTTTATTAGAACGGGAAGCGTCGTCAGAATATCTGCATGAATGGACCGAGATCCTGGCAAAAACTCAGCCAGATGATTCCTTAGCGTCAATAAATAGAGCGCTGGTGCGGTCAGCAGAAACTCTATCAGTGATGATCTTCCGTTTAACAGATGAATGGTTAGCTTTACCGGTGCGGTTACTTCAGGAAGTCACTCAGCCCTGTGTAATTCACAGCCTCCCACATCGCAGTAACGAACTGTTTATGGGTCTGGTTAACATTCGTGGCGAAATTCTCCTATGCATTTCCCTCACCCATCTTCTCAGCCTGGCGGTTATAGCTGATTCCTCCCAGAATGTCAATGCTGTAGTATCTAAACGAATGATGGTGATAGCCTCTGAAGATAACCGCTGGGTGTTTCCAGTTGATGAGGTGTGTGGAGTGCATCGCTTCCAAATTAGTGAATTGCAAAATACGCCAGTGGTCATTTCCAAAGCCGCAGCAGCCTATACCAAAGGGGTCATTTACTGGCAGGAGCATAAGGTAAATTATTTAGATGCAGATTTATTGTTTTATACTCTAGTCCGGAGGATTCTGTAA